Proteins co-encoded in one Halococcoides cellulosivorans genomic window:
- a CDS encoding multiprotein bridging factor aMBF1 yields MVQCEMCGAATADPKTIKVEGAELEVCADCVDFGTEVRTNTGSNTSTKYSTSSSSSESNSTTTTTSSSSSGGGGTGPDIFDDLDELAQDYDERVREAREAEDLSQEDLASQLNEKASLIRKIERGETLPSDDVQQELESELNIDLSAGGSGADEDWESSSAASGTTLGDVVERKE; encoded by the coding sequence ATGGTCCAGTGTGAGATGTGCGGGGCGGCGACGGCGGATCCGAAGACGATCAAAGTCGAAGGGGCCGAACTCGAGGTGTGTGCGGACTGTGTCGACTTCGGCACCGAAGTCCGGACGAACACCGGGTCGAACACGTCGACGAAGTACTCGACCAGTTCCTCGTCGTCCGAAAGCAACTCGACCACCACGACGACGAGTTCGAGCAGTAGCGGTGGCGGCGGCACAGGCCCGGACATCTTCGACGACCTCGACGAACTCGCCCAAGATTACGACGAGCGCGTGCGCGAAGCGCGCGAAGCCGAGGACCTTAGTCAAGAGGACCTCGCCAGTCAACTCAACGAGAAAGCCAGTTTGATCCGGAAGATCGAACGTGGCGAGACACTGCCCAGCGACGACGTCCAGCAAGAGCTCGAAAGCGAGTTGAACATCGACCTCTCGGCGGGCGGATCGGGCGCCGACGAGGACTGGGAGAGCAGTTCCGCAGCGAGCGGAACGACACTCGGTGACGTCGTCGAGCGCAAGGAGTAG
- the tpiA gene encoding triose-phosphate isomerase → MFVLVNLKTYPCDPIAVATAAADVADDTGVRVGIAPQAADIARVAETGVETWAQHVDPIDYGSNTGHTLAETAAEAGATGTLINHSEHRLKLADIDGSVRAAERADLETCVCANNPDQIGAATALGPDSVAVEPPELIGGDVSVATADPDIVTDAVEAAGAVDESVDVFCGAGISTGDDVDAAGDLGATGVLLASGVAKADDPRAVLEDLVDPVA, encoded by the coding sequence ATGTTCGTTCTCGTCAACCTCAAGACGTACCCGTGTGACCCGATCGCGGTCGCGACCGCCGCGGCCGACGTCGCCGACGATACCGGCGTCCGCGTGGGCATCGCCCCGCAGGCCGCCGACATCGCCCGCGTCGCTGAGACCGGTGTCGAGACCTGGGCCCAGCACGTCGATCCGATCGACTACGGGTCGAACACCGGCCACACGCTGGCCGAGACCGCTGCCGAGGCCGGTGCGACGGGCACGCTGATCAACCACAGCGAGCACCGCCTGAAACTCGCTGACATCGATGGCTCGGTTCGGGCCGCCGAGCGCGCGGACCTCGAAACCTGCGTCTGTGCGAACAACCCCGATCAGATCGGCGCCGCGACCGCCCTCGGCCCCGATTCGGTCGCCGTCGAACCGCCGGAACTGATCGGCGGCGACGTTTCGGTCGCGACGGCCGACCCCGACATCGTCACCGACGCCGTCGAGGCCGCTGGCGCAGTCGACGAGTCGGTCGACGTGTTCTGTGGCGCGGGCATCTCGACGGGCGACGACGTCGACGCCGCGGGCGACCTGGGCGCGACGGGCGTCCTGCTCGCCAGTGGCGTCGCGAAAGCCGACGATCCCCGGGCCGTCCTCGAAGACCTCGTCGACCCGGTCGCCTGA
- a CDS encoding cupin domain-containing protein, with amino-acid sequence MTDAVDDIAGEVLALDDLIDYQDGAVVSRTLIDRESATLTVFAFDVGERLSEHTAPHEALVQVLDGTVTITLDGDEHDLVAGESMLMPAEVPHAVDATERTKLLITMVR; translated from the coding sequence GTGACCGACGCAGTCGACGACATCGCTGGCGAGGTACTGGCGCTCGACGACCTGATCGACTATCAGGACGGCGCGGTCGTCAGCCGGACGTTGATCGACCGCGAATCCGCGACGCTGACGGTGTTCGCGTTCGACGTTGGCGAACGGCTCAGCGAGCACACCGCCCCACACGAGGCGCTCGTCCAGGTGCTCGACGGGACGGTGACGATCACACTCGACGGCGACGAGCACGACCTCGTAGCGGGCGAGAGTATGTTGATGCCGGCGGAGGTACCCCACGCCGTCGACGCGACAGAGCGGACGAAACTGCTCATTACGATGGTGCGATAG
- a CDS encoding DNA polymerase Y family protein, producing the protein MPDGHLPGVDTGTDRIVAHVDMDCFYAACERRREPELRGEPVVVGMGYESGSSGGVVATASYEARAVGVESAQPIETALDRLPRRGGESDTIESDADSETDASDANIETGADGDTDAPTGIYRPVDLNYYESVSDEVMAILRERADRVRAVSIDEAYLDVTDRTDWDDVAGFVDDLRAAVDREVGVTASVGVAPTMSAAKVASDRDKPDGCTVVPPGSVREFFAELDVEAIHEVGPTTARELREMGIETAGDLAGADVSTLESRFGERGRTIWRYARGEDDRPVEPMGAPKSFSRQSSFAASTADSERLHDRLDDLARAVGDRARHRDALYRTIGVRVVTPPFDVHTRERSLPGPVADRDLLVETVHDLAREFEGDRVRKVGVRVSNLSFSEREQTALTGYGGGGDRRRPPQRSLADFRDGSDDHL; encoded by the coding sequence GTGCCGGACGGGCACCTCCCTGGCGTCGACACCGGGACCGACCGGATCGTCGCCCACGTCGACATGGACTGTTTCTATGCGGCCTGTGAGCGACGCCGCGAGCCCGAACTGCGAGGCGAACCCGTCGTCGTCGGGATGGGCTACGAGTCCGGATCGTCGGGTGGTGTCGTCGCGACCGCGAGCTACGAGGCCCGTGCGGTCGGCGTCGAGAGTGCTCAGCCCATCGAGACGGCCCTCGATCGTCTGCCGCGACGAGGAGGCGAGAGCGACACCATCGAGAGTGACGCGGACAGCGAGACCGACGCGAGCGATGCGAACATCGAGACCGGCGCGGACGGCGACACCGACGCCCCAACCGGGATCTACCGGCCGGTCGATCTGAACTACTACGAGTCGGTCAGCGACGAGGTGATGGCGATCCTTCGGGAGCGCGCCGACCGCGTCCGTGCCGTCTCGATCGACGAAGCGTACCTCGACGTGACCGATCGCACAGATTGGGACGACGTCGCGGGCTTCGTCGACGACCTTCGAGCGGCAGTCGACCGCGAGGTCGGTGTGACCGCGAGCGTCGGTGTCGCGCCGACGATGAGCGCCGCGAAAGTCGCGAGCGATCGCGACAAACCCGACGGCTGTACCGTCGTCCCGCCGGGGTCGGTCCGGGAGTTCTTCGCGGAGCTGGACGTCGAGGCGATCCACGAGGTCGGCCCGACGACCGCGCGCGAACTCCGCGAGATGGGCATCGAGACGGCGGGCGATCTGGCCGGCGCAGACGTCTCGACGCTCGAATCGAGATTCGGGGAGCGCGGACGCACGATCTGGCGCTATGCCCGCGGTGAGGACGACCGCCCGGTCGAACCGATGGGCGCCCCGAAGAGCTTCTCGCGGCAGTCGAGTTTCGCAGCGTCGACCGCCGATTCCGAGCGGCTCCACGACCGTCTGGACGACCTCGCCCGCGCGGTGGGCGATCGCGCCCGCCACCGTGACGCGCTCTACCGGACGATCGGGGTGCGTGTGGTCACGCCGCCGTTCGACGTGCACACTCGCGAGCGCAGTCTGCCCGGCCCCGTCGCGGATCGCGATCTCCTGGTCGAGACGGTCCACGACCTCGCCCGCGAGTTCGAGGGGGATCGGGTCCGCAAGGTCGGCGTCCGCGTGTCGAATCTGTCCTTCAGCGAGCGCGAACAGACCGCACTCACGGGGTACGGGGGCGGCGGCGATCGACGCCGGCCACCGCAGCGCTCACTCGCGGACTTCCGAGACGGGTCGGACGATCACCTTTAG
- a CDS encoding NAD(+)/NADH kinase, which translates to MDVGIVGQTDKPRVADLVDRLITVIRDAGAAPMVESVTASIVGPHRDDVARIDHADLDTCDLVVSLGGDGTFLHAAHGAGTTPIVGVNLGTVGFLNAITPEEATATVEAMIVDWRADALTVRERPRLRAETPDGSLPPAVNEVTVRGRRRGPGGRFDVAIAVDGDAYHTARVDGVVVATPTGSTAYNLSEGGPIVHPDCPGTIVTLQAAEPGMPSLVVHRDQTVSITVEAAPNVAAVSDGRRSESFDPPVTVDLRQDGPTLRIAGPDDSFFDGLDKLR; encoded by the coding sequence ATGGACGTCGGCATCGTCGGCCAGACCGACAAGCCACGCGTCGCTGACCTGGTCGACCGACTGATTACGGTGATTCGAGACGCCGGAGCGGCCCCGATGGTCGAGTCGGTCACGGCGTCGATCGTCGGCCCCCACCGGGACGACGTCGCACGGATCGACCACGCCGATCTCGATACCTGCGATCTCGTCGTCAGTCTTGGTGGGGACGGCACCTTTCTGCACGCCGCTCACGGCGCCGGAACGACGCCGATCGTGGGCGTCAATCTGGGGACGGTCGGGTTTTTGAACGCGATCACGCCCGAGGAGGCGACCGCGACCGTCGAAGCCATGATCGTAGACTGGCGGGCCGACGCGCTGACCGTCCGCGAGCGCCCCCGCTTGCGCGCGGAGACGCCCGACGGATCGCTCCCGCCGGCCGTCAACGAAGTCACCGTTCGTGGCCGGCGTCGCGGCCCCGGTGGCCGATTCGATGTCGCGATCGCGGTCGACGGCGACGCGTATCACACTGCTCGTGTCGACGGTGTCGTCGTCGCGACACCGACCGGGAGTACGGCGTACAACCTCTCGGAGGGCGGCCCGATCGTCCACCCCGATTGCCCGGGCACGATCGTCACGCTCCAGGCCGCCGAGCCAGGGATGCCCTCACTGGTGGTGCATCGCGACCAGACGGTCTCGATCACGGTCGAGGCGGCCCCGAATGTGGCCGCAGTCAGCGACGGCCGCCGATCCGAGTCGTTCGACCCGCCCGTGACGGTCGATCTCCGCCAGGACGGCCCCACGCTTCGTATCGCCGGCCCAGACGACTCGTTTTTCGACGGCCTCGACAAACTCCGGTGA
- the hisA gene encoding 1-(5-phosphoribosyl)-5-[(5-phosphoribosylamino)methylideneamino]imidazole-4-carboxamide isomerase, producing MTEEFEVVPAVDIEDGRVVQLVGGERGTETAYGEPSEAAERWIEAGAERLHLVDLDGAFDGERANADAIDAIVDRVDVPVQMGGGIRRRSDAAQLLDSGVDRVILGTAAIETPELVSDLAAEYPDGVMVSLDASAGEVVVEGWTEGTGLKPIEAAQTFAAKGAAAILFTDVDTEGRMDGVRADRVAELVESVDVPVIASGGVADLDDVRALAAAGAAGVVVGTALYEGAFELSEAQGAVQRS from the coding sequence ATGACCGAGGAGTTCGAGGTCGTGCCGGCAGTCGATATCGAAGACGGACGAGTGGTCCAACTGGTCGGTGGCGAGCGCGGGACCGAGACGGCCTATGGCGAACCCAGCGAGGCCGCCGAGCGATGGATCGAGGCCGGGGCGGAGCGACTCCATCTCGTCGATCTCGACGGCGCGTTCGACGGCGAGCGCGCGAACGCCGACGCGATCGACGCGATCGTCGACCGCGTCGACGTGCCCGTCCAGATGGGCGGCGGGATTCGACGGCGGTCGGACGCCGCCCAGTTGCTCGACTCGGGCGTGGATCGGGTCATTCTCGGGACGGCCGCGATCGAGACGCCCGAACTGGTGAGCGATCTGGCCGCAGAGTATCCCGACGGTGTGATGGTGAGCCTGGACGCGAGCGCCGGCGAAGTCGTCGTCGAGGGCTGGACCGAGGGCACCGGGCTGAAACCGATCGAGGCCGCTCAGACGTTCGCAGCGAAGGGTGCAGCGGCCATTCTGTTCACCGACGTCGACACCGAGGGGCGGATGGACGGCGTCCGCGCCGATCGGGTCGCGGAACTGGTCGAAAGCGTCGACGTGCCCGTCATCGCGAGCGGCGGCGTTGCCGATCTCGACGACGTTCGCGCGCTCGCAGCGGCCGGTGCGGCGGGCGTCGTCGTCGGGACGGCGCTGTACGAAGGCGCGTTCGAACTGAGCGAGGCTCAGGGCGCCGTTCAGCGCTCCTGA
- a CDS encoding TrmB family transcriptional regulator, producing the protein MTAAIIRQHLTTFGLSEKEIDAYLAVLRSGTKTTGDLADSADVSTGYIYDVVQTLSDRKLVTIDESTSPTTVRARPPDEVSAEFTAQIEDLEGAIEDAYGGGDEPAGFEIVRSRSTVRRRARSAIETADGEVFVVVPATEFAQLKDVLSDAVDRGVIVYLMLVPPGVSSTLDDLDDPGEVSRVLRTWSAKPPVTVIADETRGVVGPYAVLSGRHGEESALSFTMPTIAGGFLGNIMSNVWPMGDTEFISAPDPLPHTYGFFRSSVTNAALHQMEGHDLAADLVVQNVESGDREHHDDIPIVEVRQSLVGDPTTAFPTENSLVVEIDGERRAVGSHSGGFEPFFETYAAVEVTLQER; encoded by the coding sequence ATGACCGCCGCAATCATCCGCCAGCACCTCACGACCTTCGGCCTTTCAGAAAAGGAGATCGACGCCTACCTCGCCGTCTTGCGATCGGGGACGAAGACGACCGGTGACCTGGCCGACAGCGCCGACGTCTCGACGGGCTACATCTACGACGTGGTCCAGACGCTCTCGGATCGCAAACTCGTCACCATCGACGAGTCGACGAGTCCGACGACCGTCCGGGCCCGACCCCCCGACGAGGTCAGCGCCGAGTTCACCGCGCAGATCGAAGACCTCGAAGGCGCGATCGAGGACGCCTACGGCGGCGGCGACGAACCTGCAGGATTCGAAATCGTCCGCTCGCGATCGACGGTCCGCCGACGCGCCCGGTCAGCGATCGAGACCGCCGACGGCGAGGTGTTCGTCGTCGTCCCCGCGACGGAGTTCGCCCAACTGAAAGACGTGCTCTCCGATGCCGTCGACCGTGGCGTGATCGTCTATCTCATGCTCGTCCCGCCGGGCGTCTCCTCGACGCTCGACGACCTCGACGATCCGGGCGAGGTCTCGCGTGTGCTTCGAACCTGGTCGGCGAAACCGCCGGTGACGGTCATCGCGGACGAAACGCGGGGCGTCGTCGGGCCCTATGCGGTGCTCTCGGGGCGTCACGGCGAGGAGAGCGCACTCTCCTTTACGATGCCGACGATCGCCGGGGGCTTTCTCGGCAACATCATGAGCAACGTCTGGCCGATGGGCGACACCGAGTTCATCTCCGCGCCCGACCCACTCCCTCACACCTACGGGTTCTTCCGGAGTTCGGTGACGAACGCGGCGCTCCACCAGATGGAGGGCCACGACCTCGCGGCGGACCTCGTCGTCCAGAACGTCGAGTCCGGTGACCGCGAACACCACGACGACATTCCGATCGTCGAGGTTCGCCAGAGCCTCGTCGGAGACCCGACGACGGCGTTCCCGACAGAGAACAGTCTGGTCGTCGAAATCGACGGCGAGCGTCGGGCCGTCGGGAGTCACTCCGGCGGGTTCGAACCCTTCTTCGAGACGTACGCCGCCGTCGAAGTCACGCTTCAGGAGCGCTGA
- a CDS encoding MFS transporter: protein MPDTRESTGRDASDRRWTVAILAFVALSGLGMQMRGALIPELQKAGQFGIGEGVAGLIAPAGTLGYVVTVLVVGAIAGRLAARRTILVGLAVSAVGVLGMGLAPGFGVFLGLLVVRGLGTGVVRGLDRPILSHLYPEARGRVFNLYDLAWAIGSALGPVVMSVAIGLQGAAIVYRGASISVGPVDVLTAGQSLLSGGWRLAYLGMFVGFVVLILGITRLDSPSIDQERALDWDAVRELARVPAVVATVLALAFHTGLEGALFIWLPTFGIQVSDLGQAQANVLLSVFTVAYVPGRAFYTITSERFGYGRLVVAIELLVLPVFVGTFFFAEGWAVFAGVALLGALVSGVFPTVVAFGTEAAPEYSAPINAVSLATGSIMLAVVPVLIGVLIGQVGIRAALLVPLAMSLAVAPVVLAGLVARDGSLRAALAA from the coding sequence ATGCCCGATACTCGCGAGTCCACCGGTCGGGACGCGTCCGATCGACGGTGGACGGTCGCCATTCTGGCCTTCGTCGCGCTCTCCGGTCTCGGGATGCAGATGCGAGGGGCGCTCATCCCCGAACTGCAGAAAGCCGGCCAGTTCGGTATCGGTGAGGGCGTCGCCGGACTGATCGCTCCGGCGGGCACGCTGGGATACGTCGTGACCGTGCTCGTCGTCGGAGCGATCGCGGGTCGACTGGCCGCGCGGCGTACCATTCTGGTCGGACTCGCCGTATCGGCGGTCGGCGTCCTCGGCATGGGGCTGGCCCCGGGATTCGGCGTGTTTCTGGGACTGCTCGTGGTTCGTGGGCTCGGAACCGGCGTCGTCCGCGGGCTGGATCGGCCGATTCTGAGCCATTTATATCCAGAGGCACGCGGGCGCGTGTTTAATCTTTATGACCTGGCCTGGGCCATCGGGTCCGCACTCGGTCCGGTCGTGATGAGCGTTGCCATCGGCCTCCAGGGCGCAGCCATCGTCTATCGCGGTGCGTCGATCAGCGTCGGCCCGGTCGACGTACTCACCGCGGGCCAGTCACTGCTTTCGGGTGGCTGGCGACTCGCCTATCTTGGGATGTTCGTCGGATTCGTCGTCCTCATTCTCGGGATCACGAGACTCGACAGCCCCTCGATCGATCAGGAGCGCGCACTGGACTGGGACGCCGTCCGCGAGTTGGCGCGCGTTCCGGCGGTCGTCGCGACCGTGCTCGCACTCGCCTTTCACACCGGGCTCGAAGGCGCGCTGTTCATCTGGTTGCCCACGTTCGGCATCCAGGTCAGTGACCTCGGACAGGCCCAGGCGAACGTCCTGTTGAGCGTGTTTACGGTCGCGTACGTCCCGGGGCGGGCCTTCTATACGATCACGAGCGAGCGGTTCGGCTACGGCCGACTCGTGGTCGCTATCGAACTGCTCGTCCTCCCGGTGTTCGTCGGGACCTTCTTTTTCGCAGAGGGGTGGGCCGTCTTCGCCGGCGTCGCCCTGCTGGGTGCGCTCGTCTCGGGGGTCTTCCCGACGGTCGTCGCGTTCGGGACCGAGGCCGCCCCGGAGTACAGCGCACCGATCAACGCCGTCTCGCTCGCGACCGGGTCGATCATGCTCGCGGTCGTCCCGGTCCTCATCGGCGTTCTCATCGGTCAGGTCGGCATCCGTGCCGCGTTACTCGTCCCGCTCGCGATGAGCCTCGCGGTCGCACCGGTCGTCCTCGCTGGGTTGGTCGCCCGCGACGGGAGTCTCCGGGCGGCGCTCGCGGCCTGA
- the ahbB gene encoding siroheme decarboxylase subunit beta produces the protein MSMQNAGWQAGLGRVERAILEQYQSGWPVVERPFEAIGAAVDAPEPAVSAAVEGLLDRSLVRRVGPVFDPPRIGSSTLAAVRAPPDRVDAVAQTIDAHDRVTHDYERDSEWTLWFVVTAGSRDRRDAVLADIERETGLEPLVLPMQTAYYVDLEFPVLGSDPLATGERTTVDPTPIDAHAADDLTPLDEQIILASQDGLPLSTTPYRDLAETIDADPDRVRARLDWMLDRGYVKRIGAVVDHRATGFTANCMVVWDVPAAALDDVGTTFGADPAVTLCYHRPQRPARDWPYSLFTMIHGRDRAAVDAKIDALDASVPYGHQRLYTTAVHKQTGARYEGLLD, from the coding sequence GTGAGTATGCAGAACGCGGGCTGGCAGGCGGGACTGGGTCGCGTCGAGCGGGCGATACTCGAACAGTACCAGAGTGGCTGGCCGGTCGTCGAGCGACCCTTCGAGGCGATCGGTGCGGCCGTCGACGCCCCCGAACCGGCGGTGAGCGCGGCCGTCGAGGGCCTCCTCGATCGGTCACTCGTCCGCCGGGTCGGGCCCGTGTTCGACCCGCCGCGCATCGGTAGTTCGACGCTCGCGGCCGTCCGCGCTCCCCCCGACCGCGTCGACGCAGTCGCCCAGACCATCGACGCTCACGACCGGGTGACCCACGATTACGAGCGGGACTCCGAGTGGACGCTCTGGTTCGTCGTCACCGCGGGGTCACGGGACCGTCGCGACGCCGTCCTCGCAGACATCGAGCGCGAGACCGGCCTCGAACCGCTCGTCTTGCCCATGCAAACCGCGTATTACGTGGATCTGGAGTTTCCCGTGCTGGGATCGGACCCGCTCGCGACCGGCGAGCGCACGACCGTCGACCCGACACCGATCGACGCTCACGCCGCCGACGATCTGACGCCGCTCGACGAACAGATCATCCTCGCGAGCCAGGACGGCTTGCCCCTGTCGACCACGCCGTATCGAGACCTCGCGGAGACGATCGACGCCGACCCCGACCGCGTCCGGGCCCGCCTCGACTGGATGCTCGATCGTGGCTACGTCAAGCGGATCGGAGCGGTCGTCGACCACCGAGCGACTGGCTTTACCGCCAACTGTATGGTGGTCTGGGACGTTCCAGCGGCCGCCCTCGACGACGTGGGCACGACATTCGGCGCGGATCCCGCCGTGACGCTGTGTTACCACCGCCCACAGCGGCCCGCCCGTGACTGGCCCTATTCGCTGTTTACGATGATCCACGGCCGCGATCGGGCAGCGGTCGACGCAAAAATCGACGCGCTCGACGCGTCGGTCCCGTACGGTCACCAGCGCCTCTATACCACGGCCGTCCACAAACAGACCGGCGCGCGCTACGAGGGCCTGCTCGACTGA
- the purE gene encoding 5-(carboxyamino)imidazole ribonucleotide mutase, protein MTPEPLDALDADLRAEADRDRDPAVTPDIGIIMGSDSDLDVMAGSETGREGAYDALTALGFAEQTSYSDPPADRFTFETFVVSAHRTPGLMYTYAETAADRGIDVIIAGAGGKSADLPNMTASIAYPLPVIGVPVQEKSLPSVIGMPQGAPIVAVDAGKSYNAALSAVQILARQHDGLRDRLEALHADRQADVARVSRRLHEDGSPQFKADRE, encoded by the coding sequence ATGACACCCGAACCGCTCGACGCACTGGACGCTGACCTGCGTGCGGAGGCCGACCGCGATCGCGACCCCGCCGTGACGCCCGACATCGGCATCATCATGGGTTCGGATTCGGATCTCGACGTGATGGCTGGCTCCGAGACCGGCCGCGAGGGCGCCTACGACGCGCTGACGGCGCTGGGCTTTGCCGAGCAAACTAGCTATTCGGATCCGCCCGCTGACCGGTTCACCTTCGAGACGTTCGTCGTCTCGGCGCATCGCACGCCCGGACTGATGTATACGTACGCCGAGACCGCCGCCGACCGGGGGATCGACGTGATCATCGCGGGCGCGGGCGGGAAGTCCGCCGACCTGCCGAACATGACGGCGTCGATCGCCTACCCGCTGCCGGTGATCGGCGTCCCCGTCCAGGAGAAGTCGCTCCCCTCGGTGATCGGCATGCCCCAGGGCGCGCCGATCGTCGCCGTCGACGCGGGCAAATCCTACAACGCCGCGCTGTCGGCGGTCCAGATCCTCGCTCGCCAGCACGACGGCCTCCGTGATCGGCTGGAAGCGCTGCATGCTGACCGCCAGGCCGACGTGGCGCGAGTCTCACGCCGTCTCCACGAGGACGGCTCGCCCCAGTTCAAAGCCGACCGCGAGTGA